In one window of Poriferisphaera corsica DNA:
- a CDS encoding zinc ribbon domain-containing protein gives MAEEIGRVIRPMAEFVFDADVVDVEMKMAVKQIGAERGGVYVSESMRYLDLWSYGVHFWLEIVFGVGVLVLIWQLMRLWRRRGVLTDVRENEPYCRKCGYGLMGLEDDELFCPECGVEGIGEGGRERRVRRGRLIGERVVRWGAVAVVILMMTIVSLLWYGGENLSGQRGRWRWVETVAKWMGDHGSLAGYVNGQWDLRYSIRDIGVSRWLSIRSGLASRMIHQYGSDWLKGFTRWHEVWGGDLVVLDIQGDEVVRRPMIYDDGVSYAEYQYLGDSLDNGPNRVDVPEWFVWGDGLWYYEPIDEDYDNSDGHHAGRFYLVDGEAAMMRRFVATGIDDLLNESNGRDYGSEVRIFNTGYLNAADETQNRMMWRQYEVEKGVYLVHGEDDHYWDDWEVEEDVKTHVVMGFDLKRKQFASVMAVEKRGESAAYQAVVGDAWGRVKQAMGMIESRVDEKKVAALIEVIGEEWRDHEAIDAVVVEDMRRRSFEYSRGYKKNDFYDAGRRLLVDKDGRLYADESVDCSGEVVREIGRVAVHGVKVGGAILDDIGQLWIIGKHRNDIKGRCYAWVYDVSEVEWDTEVVLQ, from the coding sequence ATGGCAGAAGAAATTGGGCGAGTGATTAGACCGATGGCGGAGTTTGTGTTTGACGCGGATGTGGTGGATGTAGAGATGAAGATGGCGGTAAAGCAGATTGGGGCGGAGCGAGGTGGTGTTTATGTGTCTGAATCGATGAGATATCTAGATTTGTGGTCTTACGGTGTGCATTTTTGGTTAGAGATCGTTTTTGGTGTTGGTGTGTTGGTGCTGATTTGGCAGTTGATGAGGCTTTGGAGGAGGCGGGGGGTGTTGACGGATGTGAGAGAGAATGAACCGTATTGCAGGAAGTGTGGGTATGGGTTAATGGGGTTAGAAGATGATGAGCTTTTTTGTCCGGAATGTGGTGTTGAAGGTATTGGCGAGGGCGGGCGTGAACGAAGGGTGAGGCGGGGGCGTTTGATTGGTGAAAGGGTGGTGAGATGGGGTGCTGTTGCTGTTGTGATCTTGATGATGACGATAGTGAGTTTGTTGTGGTATGGCGGGGAAAATTTGAGTGGGCAGAGAGGGCGTTGGAGATGGGTGGAAACGGTGGCGAAATGGATGGGAGATCATGGTAGTTTAGCTGGGTATGTTAATGGCCAATGGGATCTGAGGTACTCAATACGTGATATTGGTGTGAGTCGGTGGTTGAGTATAAGGAGTGGTTTGGCGAGTCGAATGATTCATCAATATGGAAGTGATTGGCTTAAAGGGTTTACGAGATGGCATGAAGTTTGGGGTGGGGATCTTGTGGTCTTGGATATACAGGGAGACGAAGTAGTCAGGCGGCCGATGATTTACGATGACGGTGTGAGTTATGCTGAATATCAATATTTAGGGGATAGTTTAGACAACGGACCGAATCGTGTTGATGTGCCTGAATGGTTTGTTTGGGGAGATGGGTTGTGGTACTACGAGCCGATAGATGAAGATTATGATAATAGTGATGGTCATCACGCTGGGAGATTCTATTTGGTTGATGGTGAAGCGGCGATGATGAGACGATTTGTAGCGACGGGGATTGATGATTTACTGAACGAATCAAATGGACGTGATTATGGTAGTGAGGTACGGATATTCAATACGGGCTATTTGAATGCAGCAGATGAAACGCAGAATCGGATGATGTGGCGCCAGTATGAGGTGGAAAAAGGTGTGTATTTGGTGCACGGTGAAGATGATCACTACTGGGATGATTGGGAGGTGGAAGAGGATGTGAAAACGCATGTCGTGATGGGGTTTGATTTGAAGCGAAAACAATTTGCGAGTGTGATGGCGGTTGAAAAGCGAGGAGAATCAGCAGCTTATCAGGCGGTTGTAGGCGATGCGTGGGGCAGGGTGAAGCAGGCCATGGGGATGATCGAATCACGTGTGGATGAGAAGAAAGTAGCGGCTTTGATTGAGGTGATCGGAGAAGAATGGCGAGATCATGAGGCTATTGACGCTGTTGTGGTTGAAGATATGAGACGGCGGTCATTTGAGTATAGCAGAGGTTACAAAAAGAATGATTTTTATGATGCAGGTAGGCGATTGCTCGTAGATAAAGATGGTCGATTGTATGCGGATGAATCGGTTGATTGTAGCGGTGAGGTTGTGCGGGAGATTGGCCGGGTAGCTGTTCATGGGGTGAAGGTTGGTGGGGCGATCTTGGATGATATAGGGCAATTATGGATTATTGGGAAGCATCGGAATGATATTAAGGGTAGGTGTTATGCGTGGGTCTATGATGTGAGTGAAGTTGAGTGGGATACGGAGGTGGTTCTTCAATGA
- a CDS encoding DUF2806 domain-containing protein — protein sequence METGITLLGDLGKPATALVEKIGVATGILYEPTRIKRKARAEAKAEHIKAIAKIDQGRQVRALQRFIAEEERKQENMESIIEQAFPLIDDNAKPKAIENDWLLNFFEKCRLTSDQDIQKIWAAILAGEANTNGNFSKRTINCLADFDSRDAMLLQHLCTFAVTFNQDQAILIYSFQDRIYDGPMHIYELLQHFQSFGLLSINNINFYNLEYPSIVDLKYFSKNKKIHNLDHSYTKINIGKALLSRTGCELIKVCKSSPEALEYDKFYAYMIDRLKNQKLSIY from the coding sequence ATGGAAACAGGCATCACATTATTAGGCGATCTCGGCAAACCAGCCACTGCACTTGTTGAAAAAATTGGGGTGGCTACTGGTATTCTATATGAACCAACAAGAATTAAACGTAAGGCCAGAGCTGAAGCAAAAGCTGAACACATTAAGGCAATTGCAAAAATCGACCAAGGCAGACAAGTACGCGCACTTCAAAGATTTATTGCTGAAGAAGAACGCAAGCAAGAAAACATGGAATCAATAATTGAACAAGCGTTCCCTCTGATTGATGATAACGCAAAGCCTAAAGCCATTGAAAATGATTGGCTGTTAAACTTTTTCGAAAAATGCAGACTTACATCAGACCAAGACATTCAGAAAATCTGGGCAGCAATACTCGCTGGTGAAGCTAACACAAATGGTAATTTCTCAAAACGAACAATCAACTGCTTAGCGGATTTTGATTCACGTGACGCTATGCTTCTCCAGCATCTATGCACTTTTGCGGTTACTTTTAATCAGGATCAGGCTATACTAATTTACAGTTTTCAAGATCGTATATATGACGGACCTATGCACATCTATGAACTATTACAGCATTTTCAATCTTTTGGCTTGCTCTCAATTAATAATATAAATTTTTATAATTTGGAATACCCCAGTATTGTGGATTTGAAGTACTTCTCTAAGAATAAAAAAATTCACAACCTTGACCATTCATACACAAAAATCAATATTGGCAAAGCCCTATTATCCAGAACTGGTTGCGAGTTAATAAAGGTATGCAAATCGTCACCTGAAGCTCTTGAATATGACAAATTTTATGCATACATGATTGATCGTTTAAAAAATCAAAAACTTTCAATTTATTAA
- the hisS gene encoding histidine--tRNA ligase, whose product MKIEKPKGTRDFYPEDMAWQNYITDAWRRVSIRHGFEEVDGPIFEKLDLYKVKSGDGIVSELFSFRRENGSTDFALRPEFTPTLARMVADRANSLPKPIKWFTIPNLCRAERPQRGRLREFLQWNVDLLGLESELADAETILVAIDFLSELGVTPEHVRVKISHRDVVKNILITLGVPEDKILDAFNLLDRRDKMESEDFEKAAMALGLDEHRVQRFQEACRSRYRTGSLGSLCKAIGMPETDVKELQELDDKLHDLGIAEWCEYDLGIVRGLAYYTGVVYEIHESSGAERALAGGGRYDNLINLFGGPKTPAVGFGMGDVVLSNLLRDKGLIPDHIGHRPDIYVLAVSDLGAKKVLPLVADLRAKGLHARFSYKTTKNMGRLLKEAVGASSRYALILDDAPESGQLKNLDTQEQVEVRLDEVAKTLHDAV is encoded by the coding sequence ATGAAGATCGAAAAACCCAAAGGCACACGTGATTTTTACCCCGAGGATATGGCCTGGCAGAACTATATAACTGATGCCTGGCGAAGAGTTTCCATCCGGCACGGCTTCGAAGAGGTCGACGGCCCGATCTTCGAAAAACTCGATCTCTATAAAGTAAAATCCGGCGACGGCATCGTCTCTGAACTCTTCAGTTTTCGTCGCGAGAATGGGTCGACCGACTTCGCGCTTCGCCCTGAATTCACACCGACCCTCGCCCGTATGGTTGCCGACCGAGCCAATTCATTACCCAAGCCTATTAAATGGTTTACGATCCCGAACCTTTGCCGCGCCGAGCGTCCGCAACGCGGCCGCCTTCGCGAATTTCTCCAATGGAACGTCGACCTGCTCGGCCTCGAATCCGAACTCGCCGATGCCGAAACCATCCTTGTTGCCATCGACTTCCTCAGCGAGCTGGGTGTCACACCAGAACACGTCCGGGTCAAAATCTCACACCGCGATGTGGTCAAAAATATTCTCATAACCCTAGGTGTACCAGAGGATAAGATTCTTGACGCATTCAACCTTCTCGACCGCCGCGACAAGATGGAATCTGAGGATTTCGAAAAAGCAGCCATGGCATTGGGACTCGATGAACACCGTGTTCAGCGTTTCCAAGAAGCCTGCCGATCACGATATCGCACCGGGTCACTGGGTTCACTCTGCAAAGCGATCGGAATGCCTGAAACGGATGTGAAAGAACTTCAAGAGTTGGATGACAAACTGCATGACCTCGGAATTGCGGAGTGGTGCGAGTATGACCTCGGCATCGTGCGCGGCCTAGCTTATTACACAGGCGTGGTTTATGAAATCCACGAATCATCGGGTGCAGAGCGTGCGCTGGCTGGAGGCGGCCGATATGACAATTTGATCAACCTGTTCGGCGGGCCCAAAACACCGGCGGTCGGGTTTGGCATGGGTGATGTTGTCCTCTCTAACCTATTACGCGACAAAGGTTTAATTCCCGATCATATCGGCCATCGCCCTGATATTTATGTGCTTGCTGTGAGTGATCTGGGAGCGAAAAAGGTATTACCTTTGGTTGCAGATTTGAGAGCCAAGGGTTTACATGCGAGGTTCTCATATAAGACGACTAAGAATATGGGCCGATTGTTAAAAGAGGCGGTCGGTGCGAGTTCACGGTATGCGTTGATATTGGATGATGCACCGGAGAGCGGCCAGCTGAAGAATCTTGATACGCAGGAGCAGGTCGAAGTGAGACTCGATGAGGTGGCGAAAACGCTCCATGATGCTGTCTAA
- the ffh gene encoding signal recognition particle protein produces the protein MLGNLSEKFEGVMRKLSGQATISEGNVRESMDEVREALLEADVHYEVAEAFCETVLTEALGESVLKSVEPGQQMIKIVHDELVKLLGGEEAMDDEGRPIEREPIMYVQPGPTIIMMSGLQGSGKTTTCGKLAGYMKKRGKNVMLAACDLQRPAAVTQLEVLANQVEQEVEGSGKVMFHGEPEKCAEYGQAVGVAVQVANRALESAKLQGADVLILDTAGRLHVNDELMGELRQVSNAVNPHQIYLVIDAMTGQDAVNSAKAFHAQLELDGVVLTKFDSDTRGGAALTVKKIVGEPIKFIGVGEKLDALEEFHASRIASRILGMGDVVSLVEKAQEQVSEEEALALQEKMEKGKLTMDDFLKQLQAIRKMGSMKSLLGMLPGIGNQLKDLNLDDKQIDRTQAIIQSMTVAERKDVDLLDNSRRRRISKGSGSDAKDVSQLVKGFEMVSQLSKQMSGAGMMSKVKSMAGMGSGAMAGMRGKHGHGMPKMKGSTKHKPTFKQKKRKRK, from the coding sequence ATGCTTGGGAATCTCAGCGAAAAATTTGAAGGTGTGATGCGGAAGTTGTCGGGGCAGGCAACGATCAGTGAAGGTAATGTTCGCGAGAGCATGGACGAGGTGCGGGAGGCGCTGCTGGAGGCGGATGTTCATTATGAAGTGGCAGAAGCGTTCTGTGAGACAGTGTTGACTGAGGCATTGGGTGAATCGGTGCTGAAGAGCGTTGAGCCTGGTCAGCAGATGATTAAGATTGTGCATGATGAGTTGGTGAAGTTGTTGGGTGGTGAGGAGGCGATGGATGATGAGGGGCGTCCGATTGAACGTGAGCCGATCATGTATGTCCAGCCGGGGCCGACGATTATTATGATGTCGGGTTTGCAGGGGAGTGGAAAGACGACGACGTGTGGTAAGTTGGCGGGGTACATGAAGAAGCGGGGCAAGAACGTGATGCTGGCGGCGTGCGACTTGCAGCGGCCGGCGGCGGTGACGCAGTTGGAAGTGTTGGCGAATCAGGTTGAGCAGGAGGTTGAGGGTTCAGGGAAGGTGATGTTCCACGGCGAGCCTGAGAAATGTGCGGAGTATGGGCAGGCTGTGGGTGTTGCGGTGCAGGTGGCTAATCGTGCGTTAGAGAGTGCGAAGCTGCAAGGGGCAGATGTGTTGATTTTGGACACAGCTGGGCGGTTGCATGTGAATGATGAATTGATGGGTGAGTTGCGGCAGGTGAGTAATGCTGTGAACCCGCACCAGATTTATTTGGTGATTGATGCGATGACGGGGCAGGATGCGGTGAACAGCGCGAAGGCGTTCCATGCTCAGTTGGAATTGGACGGTGTGGTGCTGACGAAGTTTGATTCGGATACGCGTGGTGGTGCGGCGCTGACGGTGAAGAAGATTGTTGGGGAGCCGATTAAGTTTATTGGTGTGGGTGAGAAGCTGGATGCGCTTGAGGAGTTCCATGCGTCGCGAATTGCGAGCAGGATTTTGGGGATGGGTGATGTGGTGTCGTTGGTTGAGAAGGCGCAGGAGCAGGTGAGTGAGGAGGAGGCGCTGGCGCTGCAGGAGAAGATGGAAAAAGGGAAGTTGACGATGGACGACTTCCTGAAGCAGTTGCAGGCGATTCGGAAGATGGGGTCGATGAAGAGTTTGCTGGGGATGTTGCCGGGGATCGGAAATCAGCTGAAGGATTTGAATCTGGATGATAAGCAGATTGATCGAACGCAGGCGATTATTCAGTCGATGACGGTGGCGGAGCGTAAAGATGTGGATTTGCTGGACAACTCGCGTAGGCGGCGTATCTCGAAGGGATCGGGATCGGACGCGAAGGATGTGTCGCAGTTGGTGAAGGGGTTTGAGATGGTGAGCCAACTGTCGAAGCAGATGAGTGGTGCGGGGATGATGAGTAAGGTGAAGAGTATGGCGGGGATGGGGTCGGGTGCGATGGCGGGGATGCGTGGTAAGCATGGGCATGGGATGCCGAAGATGAAGGGAAGCACGAAGCATAAGCCAACATTCAAGCAGAAAAAACGTAAAAGAAAGTAA
- a CDS encoding RsmD family RNA methyltransferase: MRVIAGIHRGRKLIGPADEKTTRPITDRVKENLFNRLWAMGLLPDDPFAAMDEEDTEEVPAGPVLDVFSGTGSMGIEALSRGARTATFVDMDRDAVERLRTNLLELGEEDRGKVVQANAMTGTWVNMLPEKLYAMAFIDPPYRFMDHETHGEERERIVRMMGMLAGVVHDEGLMVLRLPELIGAPVVEGWGEPEPHHYGSMSLHFYEKSAGR; encoded by the coding sequence ATGAGAGTCATAGCAGGAATACATCGTGGTAGGAAATTGATTGGGCCGGCGGATGAGAAGACGACGCGGCCGATTACGGATCGTGTGAAGGAGAATCTGTTTAACAGGTTGTGGGCGATGGGTTTGTTGCCAGACGATCCGTTTGCGGCGATGGATGAGGAGGATACGGAGGAGGTGCCTGCGGGGCCGGTGCTGGATGTGTTTAGTGGGACGGGGAGCATGGGGATTGAGGCGTTGTCGCGAGGTGCGCGGACGGCGACGTTTGTGGATATGGATCGGGATGCGGTGGAACGATTGAGGACAAATTTGCTGGAATTGGGTGAGGAGGATCGGGGGAAGGTTGTGCAGGCGAATGCGATGACGGGGACTTGGGTGAATATGTTGCCAGAGAAGTTGTATGCGATGGCGTTTATTGATCCGCCGTACCGGTTTATGGATCATGAGACGCATGGTGAGGAGCGGGAGCGGATCGTGCGGATGATGGGGATGTTGGCGGGGGTTGTGCATGATGAAGGTTTGATGGTGCTGAGGTTGCCGGAGCTGATTGGTGCGCCGGTTGTTGAGGGTTGGGGGGAGCCTGAGCCGCATCATTACGGGTCGATGTCGCTGCACTTTTATGAGAAGTCAGCTGGAAGATGA
- a CDS encoding glycosyltransferase — MPHRNPNPAPYQPTHNEPPRLVVITNLRAITPSSDRVILTEKFVDGMSQYASHWNGPIRVIAQPSRSTDSNLDHIEYPLSSLPFEFRCFNFTNDALKPALQDAAIVLAGFDHDKTLLAPLCKQLNVPLIYITEYSTRTQLQIIAAGNAPFLKKLRASLWVKQQRKPKNRALSQATALQCNGTPTYNEYTSINPNRLLYFDTRVTANLLATHQQIDNRRDDHSPIRLLFSGRLIPMKGASHLPHIAHYLLENRTPFQLKIAGDGESLLEIKNLIKTYNLQDHVQTLGNLDFKSQLLPLAKSWADLFVCPHRQGDPACTYLETYSCGIPIVGYDNEALTGLVSLTNIGSTVPLNNTKQLADRITAFAHKRDKLYRHAHRALDFASENTFELTFKKRIEHLKYYLNPPPA; from the coding sequence ATGCCTCACAGAAACCCAAATCCCGCTCCCTATCAGCCGACCCATAACGAGCCCCCACGCCTCGTCGTCATCACCAATCTCCGCGCCATCACCCCTTCCTCTGACCGCGTCATTCTCACCGAAAAATTCGTCGACGGCATGTCCCAATACGCCTCACACTGGAACGGCCCCATCCGCGTCATCGCTCAACCCTCTCGCAGCACCGACTCCAACCTCGACCACATCGAATACCCCCTCTCCTCACTCCCCTTCGAATTCCGCTGCTTCAACTTCACGAACGATGCCCTCAAACCCGCCCTCCAGGATGCCGCCATCGTCCTCGCAGGCTTCGATCACGACAAAACCCTCCTCGCACCACTCTGCAAACAACTCAACGTCCCCCTCATCTACATCACCGAATACTCCACCCGCACCCAACTCCAAATCATCGCCGCAGGCAACGCCCCTTTCCTCAAAAAACTACGCGCCTCACTCTGGGTCAAACAACAACGCAAACCCAAAAACCGCGCCCTCTCACAAGCCACCGCCCTCCAATGCAACGGCACACCCACCTACAACGAATACACCTCCATCAACCCCAATCGCCTCCTCTACTTTGACACCCGCGTCACCGCCAACCTTCTCGCCACACACCAACAAATCGACAACCGCCGCGACGACCACTCACCCATCCGCCTCCTTTTCTCAGGCCGACTCATCCCCATGAAAGGCGCATCCCACCTCCCACACATCGCCCACTACCTCCTCGAAAACCGCACCCCCTTCCAACTTAAAATCGCAGGTGATGGCGAATCTCTCCTCGAAATTAAAAACCTCATCAAAACCTACAACCTTCAAGACCACGTCCAAACCCTCGGCAACCTCGACTTCAAATCACAACTCCTCCCACTCGCTAAATCATGGGCCGATCTCTTCGTCTGCCCACACCGCCAAGGCGACCCCGCCTGCACCTACCTCGAAACCTACTCCTGCGGAATCCCCATCGTCGGATACGACAACGAAGCACTCACCGGCCTCGTCTCACTCACAAACATCGGCTCAACCGTCCCCCTCAACAACACCAAACAGCTCGCCGATCGCATCACTGCATTCGCCCATAAGCGTGACAAACTCTACCGCCACGCCCACCGCGCCCTCGACTTCGCATCCGAAAACACGTTCGAACTCACTTTCAAAAAACGCATTGAACACCTCAAATACTACCTCAATCCCCCCCCTGCATAA
- a CDS encoding type II secretion system protein: protein MKQKYRIGFTLIELLVVISIIGVLIGILMPALAMARGSAVSVKCKSNLRQIGTVMQSYLQDFEGYLPNAKFMPSPVASGDLREGLPSVMKNYLPLDREGKNAVYRCDGDDVLFDACGSSYMYEIMFRGKKVLEVTQAMRYWGEGFNDSDVWLMYDYEPGRVELEDGSKLEVSQFHRDENVVFADGHVEGFSESELEAMENEE from the coding sequence ATGAAACAGAAATATCGGATTGGGTTTACGTTAATCGAGTTGTTAGTTGTAATCAGTATTATAGGGGTATTGATAGGTATTTTGATGCCGGCTTTGGCGATGGCTCGGGGGAGCGCAGTGTCGGTGAAGTGTAAATCGAATCTGCGGCAGATTGGGACGGTGATGCAGTCGTATTTGCAGGATTTTGAGGGGTATTTGCCGAATGCGAAGTTTATGCCGAGCCCGGTGGCTTCGGGAGATTTGCGGGAGGGATTACCTTCTGTGATGAAGAATTATTTGCCATTGGATCGAGAGGGAAAGAATGCGGTGTATCGATGCGATGGTGATGATGTTTTGTTTGATGCGTGTGGGTCGAGCTATATGTATGAGATTATGTTTCGAGGGAAGAAGGTGTTGGAGGTGACGCAGGCGATGCGGTATTGGGGAGAGGGTTTTAATGATAGTGATGTTTGGTTGATGTATGACTACGAGCCGGGACGTGTTGAGTTAGAGGATGGGAGCAAATTGGAGGTTAGTCAATTTCATCGAGATGAGAATGTTGTGTTTGCGGATGGGCATGTTGAAGGGTTTAGTGAGTCTGAACTTGAGGCGATGGAAAATGAGGAGTAG
- a CDS encoding YHS domain-containing (seleno)protein: MTRLKNYPMTIIAVTGLLFVSIVTVMEVTAKPNTSPSNSKAYLHAYNLPASGLALDGYCPVAYHVLNKPVKGSPEHSSIYNSVTYNFVNADAKKYFDQNPEKYLPAYGGWCAFGMAIEDKFPVDPTNFKIVDGKLMLFLRNQNVDALKLWNQNNEESQLTKANKHWEKVSQ, encoded by the coding sequence ATGACTCGCCTGAAGAACTACCCAATGACAATTATTGCCGTCACCGGCCTCCTCTTCGTCAGTATCGTTACCGTCATGGAAGTCACAGCCAAACCAAACACATCACCCTCAAACTCAAAAGCTTACCTCCACGCCTACAACCTCCCAGCCTCAGGCCTCGCTCTCGACGGCTACTGCCCCGTCGCATACCACGTACTCAACAAACCCGTCAAAGGCTCTCCCGAACACTCATCCATCTACAACAGCGTCACCTACAACTTCGTCAACGCCGACGCTAAAAAATACTTTGATCAAAACCCTGAAAAATACCTCCCTGCCTATGGCGGCTGGTGCGCCTTCGGTATGGCCATCGAAGATAAATTCCCCGTCGACCCCACCAACTTCAAAATCGTCGACGGCAAGCTCATGCTCTTCCTACGCAACCAAAACGTTGACGCCCTAAAACTCTGGAACCAAAACAATGAGGAATCCCAACTCACCAAAGCCAACAAGCACTGGGAAAAAGTAAGCCAATAA
- a CDS encoding isochorismatase family protein has protein sequence MPSFTTKLSVKQTSLTLGACALVGTLATTMLLSTSSVDAKPSSLKKVEASAHPGGKPEAPLPKYDIKLDPNRVAVVITDPQNDFLSPNGVTWGVVGESVTENNTVQHIHDLFVTAQSNNIPVFVSPHYYYKHDHTWKFEGALESLMHQIGMFDRPNALDLTNFENSGADWLDQYKPYINNKNTTVTSPHKVYGPETNDLILQLRKQGIDQVILAGMSANLCTEAHMRELVEQGFEVIVAADATAAAKLPHYDGYEAAYINFRFIANGVWTTDQAVIELNKAGRAKK, from the coding sequence ATGCCATCTTTCACCACAAAACTAAGCGTCAAACAAACCAGCCTCACCCTTGGAGCCTGTGCCCTCGTCGGCACCCTCGCCACAACCATGCTCCTCAGCACCAGCTCCGTTGACGCCAAACCAAGCTCGCTCAAAAAAGTCGAAGCCTCCGCACACCCCGGCGGCAAACCCGAAGCACCACTCCCCAAATACGACATCAAGCTCGATCCCAACCGCGTCGCCGTCGTCATCACCGACCCACAAAACGATTTTCTCAGTCCAAACGGCGTCACATGGGGTGTCGTCGGCGAATCCGTCACCGAAAACAACACCGTCCAGCACATCCACGACCTTTTCGTCACCGCACAAAGCAACAACATCCCCGTCTTCGTCAGCCCACACTACTACTACAAGCACGACCACACCTGGAAATTCGAGGGCGCTCTCGAATCACTCATGCACCAAATCGGCATGTTCGATCGCCCCAACGCACTCGACCTCACTAACTTCGAAAACTCTGGCGCCGATTGGCTCGATCAATACAAACCTTACATCAACAACAAAAATACAACCGTCACCAGCCCACACAAAGTTTACGGGCCAGAAACCAACGACCTCATCCTACAACTCCGCAAGCAAGGCATCGACCAAGTCATCCTCGCCGGCATGTCCGCGAACCTTTGCACCGAAGCACACATGCGTGAACTCGTCGAACAAGGCTTCGAAGTCATCGTCGCCGCCGATGCAACCGCTGCCGCCAAGCTCCCTCACTACGACGGCTACGAAGCCGCTTACATCAACTTCCGCTTCATCGCCAACGGTGTATGGACAACCGACCAAGCCGTCATCGAACTCAACAAAGCCGGCCGCGCCAAAAAATAG
- a CDS encoding class I SAM-dependent methyltransferase has protein sequence MGKPKSKDKSKSKLKTSKKSQHTQAETADKYRCYQLSVQEPEHEAEFFDDVYQQEYDRKPVTLREDFCGTHAVCCEWVKLDDDKTALGVDLDPECVEWGIANNQSELTDEQRTRITLELDDVRTVSKQKYDILAAQNFSFWLFKTRKELLEYLKIAHKNLGKEGMMVMDMMGGGECYVPQEEERDIDGKFTYVWEQHSYNPITHDASFYIHFRFKDGSEIHRAFEYHWRFWSIPEVRELLEEAGFSKTEVFWEGEDEDGEGDDNWETTEEAYPDPSWICYITAYK, from the coding sequence ATGGGTAAGCCCAAATCCAAAGATAAATCAAAATCTAAGCTGAAAACCAGCAAAAAATCACAACACACACAAGCAGAAACCGCCGACAAGTACCGCTGCTACCAACTCTCTGTCCAGGAACCCGAGCACGAAGCCGAGTTCTTCGACGATGTCTACCAACAAGAGTATGACCGTAAACCCGTCACACTCCGCGAAGACTTCTGTGGCACACACGCCGTCTGCTGCGAATGGGTCAAACTCGATGACGATAAAACCGCACTCGGCGTCGACCTCGATCCCGAATGCGTCGAATGGGGCATCGCCAACAACCAATCCGAACTCACCGACGAGCAGCGAACCCGCATTACCCTCGAACTCGACGACGTTCGCACCGTTTCCAAACAAAAATACGACATCCTCGCCGCCCAAAATTTCTCCTTTTGGCTCTTCAAGACTCGCAAAGAGCTCCTCGAATACCTCAAGATCGCCCACAAAAACCTCGGCAAAGAAGGCATGATGGTCATGGACATGATGGGCGGCGGCGAATGCTACGTCCCTCAAGAAGAAGAACGCGACATCGACGGCAAGTTCACCTACGTCTGGGAACAACACTCCTACAACCCCATCACGCACGACGCCTCCTTCTACATCCACTTCCGCTTCAAAGACGGCTCAGAAATCCACCGCGCCTTCGAATACCATTGGCGTTTCTGGTCCATCCCCGAAGTCCGTGAACTCCTCGAAGAAGCCGGCTTCTCCAAAACCGAAGTCTTCTGGGAAGGTGAAGACGAAGACGGCGAAGGCGACGACAACTGGGAAACCACTGAAGAAGCATACCCAGACCCCTCCTGGATCTGCTACATCACCGCCTACAAATAA